In Brassica rapa cultivar Chiifu-401-42 chromosome A06, CAAS_Brap_v3.01, whole genome shotgun sequence, a single window of DNA contains:
- the LOC103872941 gene encoding probable prolyl 4-hydroxylase 3, producing MAKVRQSQRLLQARKWSTLMLVLFMLFMLTIVLLMLLAFGVFSLPINNNDESSPMDLSYFRRAATERSEEGLGKRGDQWTEVLSWEPRAFVYHNFLSKEECEYLISLAKPHMVKSTVVDSETGKSKDSRVRTSSGTFLRRGRDKIIKTIEKRIADYTFIPADHGEGLQVLHYEEGQKYEPHYDYFVDEFNTKNGGQRMATMLMYLSDVEEGGETVFPAANMNFSSVPWYNELSVCGKKGLSVKPRMGDALLFWSMRPDATLDPSSLHGGCPVIRGNKWSSTKWMHVGEYKI from the exons ATGGCGAAGGTGAGACAGTCGCAGAGATTATTACAGGCGAGGAAATGGTCGACATTGATGCTGGTTCTGTTTATGCTTTTCATGTTAACGATTGTTCTCTTGATGCTTTTGGCCTTTGGGGTTTTCTCTCTTCCCATTAATAACAACGACGAATCTTCTCCCATGGATCTCTCTTATTTCCGACGAGCTGCAACTGAGAG aaGTGAGGAGGGACTTGGGAAGAGAGGAGATCAGTGGACTGAAGTGCTCTCTTGGGAGCCCAGAGCTTTCGTCTACCACAACTTCTTG TCGAAAGAAGAATGTGAGTATTTAATCAGTCTTGCCAAACCACATATGGTGAAGTCAACTGTTGTAGATAGCGAAACCGGCAAGAGCAAAGACAGCAG GGTGCGAACAAGCTCAGGGACTTTCCTTAGGAGAGGAAGGGACAAAATCATTAAGACCATTGAGAAAAGAATTGCTGATTACACCTTTATTCCAGCAG ATCATGGGGAAGGACTTCAAGTGCTTCACTACGAAGAAGGCCAAAAGTATGAACCACACTATGATTACTTTGTTGACGAGTTCAACACTAAGAATGGAGGTCAACGCATGGCTACAATGCTCATGTATCT GTCGGATGTTGAAGAAGGCGGTGAAACGGTGTTTCCTGCTGCCAATATGAATTTTAGTTCCGTACCATGGTACAATGAGCTCTCTGTGTGTGGTAAAAAGGGACTTTCCGTAAAGCCTAGAATGGGAGATGCGTTGCTCTTCTGGAGCATGAGGCCCGATGCTACGCTAGACCCCTCAAGCTTGCATG GTGGATGTCCTGTGATTAGAGGGAACAAGTGGTCATCTACAAAATGGATGCATGTTGGCGAGTACAAAATCTAG